A single genomic interval of Cupriavidus sp. MP-37 harbors:
- a CDS encoding DUF1653 domain-containing protein produces the protein MAIRHAGCRTMTQPPDNPATAPAFHGDPSELPADPDLVYGMPYRHYKGGAYTAVGIGRFEADLAPVVVYRAMRDPSLLWVRRADVFSEPVATPQGEVPRFAPNWPAALACLDFLPRQAVLEVLSLHDTPYRRYHDRRHILEMFEAAHARGVALDHAQALAVLCHDAVYVAGCEHNEAASAALIETIAPGAARAVLERAAQIVLDTRDHRPSCAGAEAVLDLDLLRLAAPPDVFDSHSRDVFAENRALLAARTGLQGDALWAEFMRRRAAFLNHLAQRPQLFLTAPFADCEAPARANIARSVAAAEAAGD, from the coding sequence ATGGCGATCCGCCACGCAGGATGCCGCACCATGACCCAGCCTCCCGACAATCCCGCCACCGCACCGGCCTTTCACGGCGATCCGTCCGAATTGCCGGCCGATCCCGATCTTGTCTACGGCATGCCGTACCGGCACTACAAGGGCGGCGCCTATACCGCGGTAGGCATCGGGCGCTTCGAGGCCGACCTGGCGCCGGTGGTGGTCTACCGCGCCATGCGCGATCCGTCCCTGCTGTGGGTGCGCCGCGCCGATGTGTTCAGCGAACCGGTGGCCACTCCGCAGGGCGAGGTGCCGCGTTTCGCGCCCAACTGGCCCGCGGCACTGGCCTGCCTGGATTTCCTGCCGCGCCAGGCCGTGCTCGAGGTGCTGTCGCTGCACGACACGCCATACCGCCGCTACCATGACCGCCGCCATATCCTGGAGATGTTCGAGGCCGCCCACGCGCGCGGCGTGGCGCTGGACCACGCGCAGGCGCTGGCGGTGCTGTGCCACGACGCGGTCTATGTGGCCGGCTGCGAGCACAACGAAGCCGCCTCGGCCGCCCTGATCGAGACGATCGCGCCCGGCGCGGCGCGCGCGGTGCTGGAGCGTGCCGCGCAGATCGTGCTCGATACGCGCGACCATCGACCCAGCTGCGCGGGCGCCGAGGCCGTGCTCGACCTCGACCTGCTCAGGCTGGCCGCGCCGCCTGATGTGTTCGACAGCCACAGCCGGGACGTCTTCGCCGAGAACCGCGCCCTGCTGGCGGCGCGCACCGGCTTGCAGGGCGATGCGCTGTGGGCCGAGTTCATGCGCCGCCGCGCGGCATTCCTGAACCACCTGGCGCAGCGCCCGCAACTGTTCCTGACCGCGCCCTTCGCCGACTGCGAGGCGCCGGCCCGCGCCAATATCGCGCGCAGCGTGGCCGCGGCGGAGGCGGCCGGTGACTGA
- a CDS encoding phosphatase PAP2 family protein, whose amino-acid sequence MTDAPARASELVQAWLTPGTALGLLALFTLVTLLLLGLVPLLVALLRPVVRWLERWRVWGAGALSSRVAARPRRLDAITLRVLERDVAELLLVLLAGAVLLACGSALFWLAAEVAENADVVRLDQQVYAGLRALRSDWLDLAMVGVTELGGGRISVAVGVAVFAWLCWRRAWIVALYWAAALLGARACVMALKLGMARVRPASIYSGLESYSFPSGHATSSMVTYGFLALLMCLRQPWRVRIPVLALTVVAVAAIGVSRLYLGMHWLSDVAAGYALGLAWIALLGTAYRTLHGPAPQGSVAPSRLGAVAALAVVAAFGYVAWFRLPDTLERYRQARAATLASSPLQPRMLAAGATPAAGRSCDGRCPALRSDSPPR is encoded by the coding sequence GTGACTGACGCGCCGGCGCGCGCGAGCGAGCTGGTCCAGGCCTGGCTCACGCCGGGCACGGCGCTGGGGCTGCTGGCGCTGTTCACGCTGGTGACGTTGCTGCTGCTGGGCCTGGTGCCGCTGCTGGTGGCGCTGTTGCGGCCCGTGGTGCGCTGGCTGGAGCGCTGGCGCGTGTGGGGCGCCGGCGCGTTGTCGTCGCGCGTTGCCGCGCGGCCGCGGCGGCTGGACGCGATCACGCTGCGCGTGCTGGAACGCGACGTGGCCGAACTGCTGCTGGTGTTGCTGGCCGGCGCCGTGCTTCTGGCTTGCGGCAGCGCGCTGTTCTGGCTCGCCGCCGAGGTCGCCGAAAACGCCGACGTGGTGCGCCTCGACCAGCAGGTGTACGCGGGCCTGCGCGCCTTGCGCAGCGACTGGCTCGACCTGGCGATGGTCGGCGTCACCGAGCTGGGGGGCGGGCGCATATCCGTGGCAGTGGGCGTGGCGGTGTTCGCGTGGCTGTGCTGGCGCCGGGCCTGGATCGTCGCGCTGTACTGGGCCGCCGCGCTGCTCGGCGCGCGCGCCTGCGTGATGGCGCTCAAGCTGGGCATGGCGCGCGTGCGTCCGGCCAGCATCTACAGCGGCCTGGAGTCGTATTCCTTCCCCAGCGGCCACGCCACCAGCAGCATGGTCACGTACGGCTTCCTGGCCTTGCTGATGTGCCTGCGCCAGCCGTGGCGCGTGCGCATCCCGGTGCTGGCGCTGACCGTGGTCGCGGTGGCGGCGATCGGCGTGTCGCGGCTGTACCTGGGCATGCACTGGCTGTCCGACGTGGCCGCGGGCTATGCGCTCGGGCTGGCGTGGATCGCGCTGCTCGGCACGGCCTACCGCACGCTGCACGGGCCGGCACCGCAGGGCTCGGTGGCGCCGTCGCGGCTCGGCGCGGTGGCGGCGCTTGCGGTGGTGGCGGCGTTCGGCTACGTGGCGTGGTTCCGGCTGCCGGATACGCTCGAACGCTATCGCCAGGCCCGCGCCGCTACGCTGGCGTCGTCGCCGCTCCAGCCTCGGATGCTTGCGGCAGGCGCGACACCAGCAGCTGGTCGATCTTGTGATGGTCGATGTCCAGCACTTCGAAGCGATAGCCCGCCACGGTGA
- a CDS encoding LysR family transcriptional regulator, producing the protein MRLRQIEVFRAVMLTGTVSEAARLLHVSQPVVTRVLQHAEASLGFRLFERVRGRLQPTPEANALSGDVERLYGEIERVRRVSESLRHKGAGRLRVAATPSLANPLLVPAVRSFCARHPDTQVQVLTHHTDEIVDALLANQIDLGFAFSPPRHEAISSEPVASGRMLLAVPRAQPLPAGGRRRVVPMQRLMERPFIGYDDNSSLGLLVRQTLARHALEPHSTLEVQTYSLALALVDAGLGMTLLDQYTALSASAERVALHDVAPVLPFEIQVLRASHRAGSSLADDLRAQFAQAAAALAATLPQRLEAPTASFDAAPARRGD; encoded by the coding sequence ATGCGCCTGCGCCAGATCGAAGTGTTCCGCGCCGTGATGCTGACCGGCACCGTCAGCGAGGCCGCGCGCCTGCTGCATGTGTCGCAGCCGGTGGTCACGCGCGTGCTGCAGCATGCCGAGGCTTCGCTCGGCTTCCGCCTGTTCGAGCGGGTGCGCGGCCGCCTGCAGCCCACGCCCGAGGCCAACGCGCTGTCCGGGGATGTCGAAAGGCTATATGGCGAGATCGAACGCGTGCGCCGGGTCTCGGAAAGCCTGCGCCACAAGGGCGCCGGCCGGCTGCGCGTGGCCGCCACGCCGAGCCTGGCCAATCCGCTGCTGGTGCCGGCGGTGCGCAGCTTCTGCGCGCGCCACCCCGACACCCAGGTGCAGGTGCTGACGCACCATACCGACGAGATCGTCGACGCGCTGCTGGCCAACCAGATCGACCTGGGCTTTGCCTTTTCTCCGCCCCGCCACGAAGCCATCTCGAGCGAGCCGGTGGCCAGCGGCCGCATGCTGCTGGCGGTGCCGCGCGCGCAGCCGCTGCCCGCCGGCGGGCGCCGCCGCGTGGTGCCGATGCAGCGGCTGATGGAGCGCCCCTTTATCGGCTATGACGACAACAGCTCGCTCGGCCTGCTGGTGCGCCAGACCCTGGCCCGGCACGCGCTGGAACCGCATTCGACGCTGGAGGTGCAGACCTACTCGCTGGCGCTGGCGCTGGTCGACGCCGGCCTGGGCATGACGCTGCTGGACCAGTACACCGCGCTCAGCGCCAGCGCGGAGCGCGTCGCGCTGCATGACGTGGCGCCGGTGCTGCCGTTCGAGATCCAGGTGCTGCGCGCCAGCCACCGCGCCGGCTCGAGCCTGGCCGACGACCTGCGCGCGCAGTTCGCGCAGGCCGCCGCAGCGCTGGCGGCAACGCTGCCGCAGCGGCTGGAAGCGCCCACCGCCAGCTTCGACGCCGCCCCCGCCAGGCGCGGCGACTGA
- a CDS encoding glutamate/aspartate ABC transporter substrate-binding protein encodes MQTLHPHRSITRRALAAATLLLAAGAAHAADGDTLKKIKDSGVISLGYRESSIPFSYTDGKEVMGYSHEILLQIVDKVKSELKMPNLQVRLTPITSQNRIPLVQNGTIDIECGSTTNNLERQKQVAFSNSLFVYGIKMLTKKDSGVKEFADLKDRNVVTTAGTTGERLLVKMNGEKAMNMNLISTKDHGQSFLILETGRAAAFVMDEPLLYGERTKAKNAADWVVVGAPLQTENYACMFRKDDPSFKKLADGVIADLQTSGRAEKLYNKWFMSPIPPRGINMNYPLSADMKALFAAPNDKAYQ; translated from the coding sequence ATGCAAACGCTGCACCCCCACCGATCCATTACCCGCCGCGCGCTTGCGGCCGCCACGCTGCTGCTTGCGGCCGGCGCCGCCCATGCTGCCGACGGCGACACGCTGAAGAAGATCAAGGACAGCGGCGTGATCTCGCTCGGCTATCGCGAATCGTCGATCCCGTTCTCGTACACCGACGGCAAGGAGGTCATGGGCTACTCGCATGAGATCCTGCTGCAGATCGTCGACAAGGTGAAAAGCGAGCTGAAGATGCCGAACCTGCAGGTGCGGCTGACGCCGATCACCTCGCAGAACCGGATCCCGCTGGTGCAGAACGGCACCATCGACATCGAATGCGGCAGCACCACCAACAACCTCGAGCGGCAGAAGCAGGTGGCGTTTTCCAACAGCCTGTTCGTCTACGGCATCAAGATGCTGACCAAGAAGGATTCGGGCGTGAAGGAGTTTGCCGACCTGAAGGACCGCAACGTGGTCACCACCGCCGGCACCACCGGCGAGCGCCTGCTGGTCAAGATGAACGGCGAGAAGGCCATGAACATGAACCTGATCAGCACCAAGGACCACGGCCAGTCCTTCCTGATCCTGGAAACCGGCCGAGCCGCGGCGTTCGTGATGGACGAGCCGCTGCTGTACGGCGAGCGCACCAAGGCCAAGAACGCCGCCGACTGGGTGGTGGTGGGCGCGCCGCTGCAGACCGAGAACTACGCCTGCATGTTCCGCAAGGACGATCCTTCGTTCAAGAAGCTGGCCGACGGCGTGATCGCCGACCTGCAGACCAGCGGCCGCGCCGAGAAGCTGTACAACAAGTGGTTCATGTCGCCGATTCCGCCGCGCGGCATCAACATGAACTATCCGCTGTCGGCCGACATGAAGGCGCTGTTCGCGGCGCCCAACGACAAGGCCTACCAGTAG
- a CDS encoding ABC transporter ATP-binding protein yields the protein MRTDSYSRLPGAQARSRPAARADAVDVAVPAPAPAPAVIEVERIRHAFGRHAVVKGLSFSVARGHIACLLGPSGCGKTTVLRAIAGFEPLQDGRIVLDGQTVSSSGTLLAPEQRRIGMVFQDYALFPHLDVAANVGFGLTRASRAERAARVDEVLQLVGLDGAGRQYPHELSGGQQQRVALARALAPRPELLLLDEPFSNLDVDLRERLSHEVRAILKAQGTTAILVTHDQHEAFAMADEIGVMHDGVIEQWGSAHDLYHRPATRFVAGFIGQGVLLAGRMRDAAQIELELGLLRPAVPLDLPAGAAVDVLVRPDDIVHDDASPMRAEVVHKAFRGAEILYTLRLASGGRVLALVPSHHNHAVGERIGIRVEIEDVVAFAA from the coding sequence ATGCGAACCGATTCCTATTCACGATTGCCCGGGGCCCAGGCCCGCAGCCGACCGGCCGCCCGTGCCGATGCCGTGGACGTCGCCGTCCCCGCCCCAGCCCCGGCCCCGGCGGTCATCGAGGTGGAGCGTATCCGCCACGCCTTCGGCCGCCACGCCGTCGTGAAAGGCCTGTCGTTCTCGGTGGCGCGCGGCCATATCGCCTGCCTGCTGGGCCCCAGCGGCTGCGGCAAGACCACCGTGCTGCGGGCCATTGCCGGCTTCGAGCCGCTGCAGGACGGCCGCATCGTGCTGGACGGGCAGACCGTGTCGTCGTCGGGCACGCTGCTGGCACCGGAGCAGCGCCGCATCGGCATGGTGTTCCAGGACTACGCGCTGTTTCCGCACCTGGATGTGGCGGCCAACGTCGGCTTCGGCCTGACCCGCGCCAGCCGCGCCGAGCGCGCGGCGCGGGTGGACGAAGTGCTGCAGCTGGTGGGCCTGGACGGCGCCGGCCGCCAGTATCCGCACGAACTGTCCGGCGGCCAGCAGCAGCGCGTCGCGCTGGCACGCGCGCTGGCGCCGCGCCCGGAGCTGCTGCTGCTCGACGAGCCTTTCTCCAACCTCGACGTGGACCTGCGCGAACGGCTGAGCCATGAGGTGCGCGCGATCCTGAAGGCGCAGGGCACCACCGCCATCCTGGTCACGCACGACCAGCACGAGGCCTTCGCCATGGCCGACGAGATCGGCGTGATGCACGACGGCGTGATCGAGCAATGGGGCAGCGCGCATGACCTTTACCACCGCCCGGCAACGCGCTTTGTCGCCGGCTTTATCGGCCAGGGCGTGCTGCTGGCGGGGCGGATGCGCGATGCCGCGCAGATCGAACTGGAACTGGGACTGCTGCGCCCGGCCGTGCCGCTGGACCTGCCGGCCGGCGCGGCGGTCGACGTGCTGGTGCGCCCCGACGATATCGTCCACGACGACGCCAGCCCGATGCGTGCCGAGGTGGTGCACAAGGCCTTCCGCGGCGCGGAGATCCTGTACACGCTGCGCCTGGCCAGCGGCGGCCGCGTGCTGGCGCTGGTGCCCTCGCACCACAACCACGCGGTGGGCGAGCGCATCGGCATCCGCGTCGAGATCGAGGACGTGGTGGCGTTTGCCGCCTGA
- a CDS encoding replication-associated recombination protein A — MADTLFSESPDRSRQPLAERLRPRTIDEVIGQQHLLGAGKPLRVAFESGEPHSMILWGPPGVGKTTLARLMADAFDAEFIALSAVLSGVKDIREAVERAEQFRAHGRRTLVFVDEVHRFNKSQQDAFLPHVESGLFTFIGATTENPSFEVNGALLSRAAVYVLKSLDDAELTQLALRASEELGGISWQDEALQLIVASADGDGRKLLNNIEIVARAARNAGAAQIDTALLGSALSENLRRFDKGGDAFYDQISALHKSVRGSDPDAALYWFCRMLDGGADPRYLARRIIRMAWEDIGLADPRAARITLDAAETYERLGSPEGELALGQALIYLAVAPKSNAGYNAYNAARAFVAKDKSRAVPVHLRNAPTRLMKELGYGHAYRYAHDEPEAYAAGEHYFPDDLKAQGWYQPVPRGLEGKIAEKLRHLRELDDAWHREQRAAKPKDGGKGGKSGE; from the coding sequence GTGGCGGACACGCTGTTCTCCGAATCTCCCGACCGTTCCCGGCAACCGCTGGCGGAGCGCCTGCGCCCGCGCACCATCGACGAGGTGATCGGCCAGCAGCACCTGCTTGGCGCGGGCAAGCCGCTGCGCGTGGCGTTCGAGTCGGGCGAGCCGCATTCGATGATCCTGTGGGGTCCGCCCGGCGTGGGCAAGACCACGCTGGCGCGGCTGATGGCGGATGCGTTCGACGCCGAGTTCATCGCGCTGTCGGCGGTGCTGTCGGGCGTCAAGGACATCCGCGAGGCGGTCGAGCGCGCCGAGCAGTTCCGCGCCCATGGCCGGCGCACGCTGGTGTTCGTCGACGAGGTGCACCGCTTCAACAAGAGCCAGCAGGACGCGTTCCTGCCGCACGTGGAAAGCGGCCTGTTCACGTTTATCGGCGCCACCACCGAGAACCCGTCGTTCGAGGTCAACGGCGCCTTGCTGTCGCGCGCCGCGGTCTACGTGCTCAAGAGCCTGGACGATGCCGAGCTGACCCAGCTGGCGCTGCGCGCTTCCGAGGAACTGGGCGGCATCAGCTGGCAGGATGAGGCGCTGCAGCTGATCGTCGCATCGGCCGACGGCGACGGGCGCAAGCTGCTGAACAACATCGAGATCGTCGCGCGCGCCGCGCGCAATGCCGGCGCCGCGCAGATCGATACCGCGCTGCTCGGCAGTGCGCTGTCGGAGAACCTGCGCCGCTTCGACAAGGGCGGCGATGCCTTCTACGACCAGATCAGCGCGCTGCACAAGTCGGTGCGCGGCTCGGACCCCGACGCCGCGCTGTACTGGTTCTGCCGCATGCTCGACGGCGGCGCCGACCCGCGCTACCTGGCGCGCCGCATTATTCGCATGGCGTGGGAGGATATCGGCCTGGCCGATCCGCGCGCCGCGCGCATCACGCTGGACGCGGCCGAGACCTATGAACGGCTGGGCTCGCCCGAGGGCGAGCTGGCGCTGGGCCAGGCCCTGATCTACCTGGCGGTCGCGCCCAAGTCCAACGCCGGCTACAACGCCTACAACGCCGCGCGTGCCTTCGTCGCCAAGGACAAGTCGCGCGCGGTGCCGGTGCACCTGCGCAATGCGCCGACCCGGCTGATGAAGGAGCTGGGCTACGGCCACGCCTACCGCTACGCGCACGACGAGCCCGAGGCCTATGCCGCGGGCGAGCATTACTTCCCGGACGACCTCAAGGCGCAGGGCTGGTACCAGCCGGTGCCGCGCGGGCTGGAAGGCAAGATCGCTGAGAAGCTGCGTCATCTGCGCGAACTGGACGATGCCTGGCATCGCGAGCAGCGCGCGGCGAAGCCGAAGGACGGCGGCAAGGGCGGCAAGTCGGGCGAGTAG
- a CDS encoding D-amino acid dehydrogenase produces the protein MQVVIVGAGVVGMTTAWRLAEDGHQVTVLERHDGPGEETSFANGGQLSYSYVAPLAGPGVMAKVPGWLLRRDSPMRFRPAADPAQWRWLAAFMSACNSTTSEATTRKLLRLGFYSRDLMQAFVARHQHDDGGAGFNFARRGKLVVHRDAAAFDSACRLLDYQASLGCEQQALDRDACVALEPALAGIRDQIAGAIHTPSEEVGDCHRFCLSLARLLQDGSYAGVSMRFGTVVHGLVQRGGRVTGVRTPAGVVPADVVIMAGGVGSVPLLRPLGVRPMLWPLKGYSITVPLASGAHAPHISVTDFANKIVYARIGNTLRVAGMADLVRGGTRIDPERVGTLVAQTRALFPGIVPDQPLAQLQPWAGLRPATPDGLPLVGPSRVSGLWLNLGHGALGFTLAMGSAGLLADRLAGRRPAIDAEDFDAARA, from the coding sequence ATGCAGGTGGTGATCGTGGGCGCGGGCGTGGTGGGCATGACCACGGCATGGCGCCTGGCCGAGGATGGCCACCAGGTGACGGTGCTCGAGCGCCACGACGGCCCCGGCGAGGAAACCAGCTTTGCCAACGGCGGGCAGCTGAGCTACAGCTACGTGGCGCCGCTGGCGGGGCCGGGCGTGATGGCCAAGGTGCCGGGCTGGCTGCTGCGGCGCGATTCGCCGATGCGCTTTCGGCCGGCGGCGGATCCGGCGCAGTGGCGCTGGCTGGCTGCCTTCATGTCGGCCTGCAACAGCACCACCAGTGAAGCGACCACGCGCAAGCTGCTGCGGCTGGGCTTCTATTCGCGCGACCTGATGCAGGCCTTCGTGGCACGGCACCAGCACGACGACGGCGGCGCCGGCTTCAATTTTGCGCGGCGCGGCAAGCTGGTGGTGCACCGCGACGCGGCGGCGTTTGATTCGGCCTGCCGGCTGCTGGACTACCAGGCCAGCCTGGGCTGCGAGCAGCAGGCGCTGGACCGCGATGCCTGCGTGGCGCTGGAGCCCGCGCTGGCCGGCATCCGCGACCAGATTGCCGGCGCCATCCATACGCCGAGCGAAGAGGTGGGCGACTGCCATCGCTTCTGCCTGTCGCTGGCACGGTTGCTGCAAGACGGGTCGTACGCCGGCGTGTCGATGCGCTTCGGCACCGTCGTCCATGGGCTGGTACAGCGGGGCGGGCGCGTCACCGGGGTGCGCACGCCGGCCGGGGTGGTGCCCGCCGACGTGGTGATCATGGCGGGCGGCGTCGGCAGCGTGCCGCTGCTGCGTCCGCTGGGCGTCCGGCCGATGCTGTGGCCGCTCAAGGGCTACAGCATCACGGTGCCGCTCGCCAGCGGTGCGCACGCGCCGCATATCAGCGTCACGGATTTCGCCAACAAGATCGTTTATGCCCGGATCGGCAATACACTGCGGGTGGCGGGCATGGCCGACCTGGTGCGCGGCGGCACCCGCATCGATCCGGAACGGGTCGGCACGCTGGTGGCGCAGACCCGCGCGCTGTTCCCCGGCATCGTCCCGGACCAGCCGCTGGCGCAACTGCAGCCGTGGGCCGGGCTGCGTCCGGCCACGCCGGACGGCCTGCCGCTGGTGGGCCCGTCGCGGGTATCGGGGCTGTGGCTCAACCTGGGCCACGGCGCGTTGGGGTTTACGCTGGCGATGGGCAGTGCCGGCCTGCTGGCCGACCGCCTGGCGGGGCGCCGCCCCGCCATCGACGCAGAAGATTTCGACGCCGCGCGCGCCTAG
- a CDS encoding hemolysin family protein, translated as MFVLTLILLVLVSAFFSISEIALTAARRTKLQVLSERGDGRATRVLGLKEEPGNFFTIVQIGVNSVAILAGILGEKHVSDLLLEALSPYMQVVHAQRAANIGSFLIVTLLFIQFADLIPKRIAMTFPEACALAVIDPMLTLLRVLRPLVWIFNAAADAMLRLLRLPTKPVDQITTEDIAAMVDAGAEAGVLHKHELHLIENVFELDFKGITAIMTPRDEVVYLSLDEPADSVRRKLVNQPHAQYPVCGHDLDDVQGYIDSKDILQLLLADESAAVMGNIGRYHDKNVLVIPDTLTLSESLTRFREMHQSFAVVMNEYGLVVGIVTLDDIVGALMGDILYSSEDEQIVRRDDSSWLVDGLTPLVDLKKALELDTLPGEDYVDTAAGLVIYALKRIPKKSESITVAGYRFEVLDIDHHKIDQLLVSRLPQASEAGAATTPA; from the coding sequence ATGTTCGTCCTGACCCTGATCCTGCTCGTCCTTGTCAGCGCCTTTTTCTCGATCTCCGAGATCGCGCTGACCGCTGCCCGCCGCACCAAGCTGCAAGTGCTGTCCGAACGCGGCGACGGCCGCGCCACGCGCGTGCTGGGGCTCAAGGAAGAGCCCGGGAATTTCTTCACCATCGTGCAGATCGGCGTCAACAGCGTCGCCATCCTGGCCGGTATCCTGGGCGAGAAGCATGTGTCCGACCTGCTGCTGGAAGCGCTGTCGCCCTACATGCAGGTGGTGCACGCCCAGCGCGCCGCCAACATCGGCTCGTTCCTGATCGTGACGCTGCTGTTTATCCAGTTTGCGGACCTGATCCCCAAGCGCATCGCCATGACCTTTCCCGAGGCCTGCGCGCTGGCCGTGATCGACCCGATGCTGACGCTGCTGCGCGTGCTCAGGCCGCTGGTCTGGATCTTCAACGCCGCCGCCGATGCCATGCTGCGGCTGCTGCGGCTGCCGACCAAGCCGGTCGACCAGATCACCACCGAGGATATCGCCGCGATGGTCGATGCCGGCGCCGAGGCCGGCGTGCTGCACAAGCATGAGCTGCACCTGATCGAGAACGTGTTCGAGCTCGACTTCAAGGGCATCACCGCGATCATGACGCCGCGCGACGAGGTGGTCTACCTGAGCCTGGACGAGCCCGCCGACAGCGTGCGCCGCAAGCTGGTGAACCAGCCGCACGCGCAATACCCGGTGTGCGGGCACGACCTGGACGACGTGCAGGGCTATATCGATTCCAAGGACATCCTGCAGCTGCTGCTGGCTGACGAAAGCGCCGCGGTGATGGGCAATATCGGCCGCTACCACGACAAGAACGTGCTGGTGATCCCCGACACGCTGACCCTGTCCGAGTCGCTGACGCGCTTCCGCGAAATGCACCAGAGCTTTGCCGTGGTCATGAACGAGTACGGGCTGGTGGTGGGCATCGTCACGCTGGACGACATCGTCGGCGCGCTGATGGGCGACATCCTCTATTCCAGCGAAGACGAGCAGATCGTGCGGCGCGACGACAGCTCGTGGCTGGTCGATGGCCTGACGCCGCTGGTCGACCTGAAGAAGGCGCTGGAGCTCGATACTTTGCCCGGCGAGGACTACGTCGATACCGCGGCCGGGCTGGTGATCTATGCGCTCAAGCGCATCCCGAAGAAGTCGGAATCGATCACCGTGGCGGGCTATCGCTTCGAAGTGCTGGACATCGACCATCACAAGATCGACCAGCTGCTGGTGTCGCGCCTGCCGCAAGCATCCGAGGCTGGAGCGGCGACGACGCCAGCGTAG
- the serS gene encoding serine--tRNA ligase: protein MLDIQLFRKDIDAVAQRLATRGFQLDVAAFQALEAERKQLQTQTEELQARRNSLSKQIGMLKGKGEDASAVMAEVGGIGDTLKASAARLDEIQAHLSELMLSIPNLPHDSVPVGNDETQNVEVRRVGEPRQFDFAVRDHVDVGEKLGLDFDTAVKVTGSRFSMLRGGVARLHRALVQLMLDTHTQEHGYTEMYVPYIVNAASMRGTGQLPKFEEDLFKVPRKVGSEEGERIENFYLIPTAEVPLTNIVRDAIVAGEKLPLRFVAHTPCFRSEAGSYGKDTRGMIRQHQFDKVEMVQIVPAAQSFDALEELTGHAEAILKKLELPFRTIVLCTGDMGFGSTKTYDLEVWIPAQNTYREISSCSNMGDFQARRMQARMRAGQGKPELVHTLNGSGLAVGRTLVAILENYQNADGSVTVPAALQPYMGGVTRLEPEL, encoded by the coding sequence ATGCTCGACATCCAGCTGTTCCGCAAAGACATCGACGCCGTGGCGCAACGCCTTGCCACGCGCGGCTTCCAACTCGACGTGGCGGCGTTCCAGGCACTCGAGGCCGAACGCAAGCAACTGCAGACCCAGACCGAGGAACTGCAGGCGCGCCGCAACAGCCTGTCCAAGCAGATCGGCATGCTCAAGGGCAAGGGCGAAGACGCCTCGGCCGTGATGGCGGAGGTGGGCGGCATCGGCGACACGCTCAAGGCCTCGGCCGCGCGGCTCGACGAAATCCAGGCGCATCTGTCCGAGCTGATGCTGTCGATCCCCAACCTGCCGCACGACAGCGTGCCGGTCGGCAATGACGAGACCCAGAACGTCGAGGTGCGCCGCGTCGGCGAGCCGCGCCAGTTCGACTTTGCCGTGCGCGACCACGTCGACGTGGGCGAAAAGCTGGGGCTGGATTTCGATACCGCGGTCAAGGTGACGGGCTCGCGCTTCTCGATGCTGCGCGGCGGCGTGGCGCGCCTGCACCGCGCGCTGGTGCAACTGATGCTCGACACCCATACGCAGGAACACGGCTACACCGAGATGTATGTGCCGTACATCGTCAACGCCGCATCGATGCGCGGCACCGGCCAGTTGCCCAAGTTCGAGGAAGACCTGTTCAAGGTGCCGCGCAAGGTGGGTAGCGAGGAAGGCGAGCGCATCGAGAACTTCTACCTGATCCCGACCGCCGAGGTGCCGCTGACCAATATCGTGCGCGACGCCATCGTCGCCGGCGAGAAGCTGCCGCTGCGCTTTGTCGCGCATACGCCGTGCTTCCGCTCGGAAGCGGGCTCTTACGGCAAGGACACCCGCGGCATGATCCGCCAGCACCAGTTCGACAAGGTCGAGATGGTGCAGATCGTTCCGGCCGCGCAATCGTTCGACGCGCTGGAAGAGCTGACCGGCCACGCCGAGGCGATCCTGAAGAAGCTGGAACTGCCGTTCCGCACCATCGTGCTGTGCACCGGCGACATGGGCTTCGGCAGCACCAAGACTTACGACCTCGAAGTCTGGATTCCTGCGCAGAATACCTACCGTGAGATCAGCTCGTGCTCGAACATGGGCGACTTCCAGGCGCGCCGCATGCAGGCGCGCATGCGCGCGGGGCAGGGCAAGCCGGAACTGGTGCATACGCTGAACGGCTCGGGCCTGGCCGTCGGCCGCACGCTGGTGGCGATCCTGGAGAACTACCAGAACGCCGACGGCTCGGTCACGGTGCCGGCCGCGCTGCAGCCGTACATGGGCGGCGTCACCCGCCTGGAGCCGGAACTGTAA